The Vicia villosa cultivar HV-30 ecotype Madison, WI linkage group LG1, Vvil1.0, whole genome shotgun sequence genome includes a region encoding these proteins:
- the LOC131644365 gene encoding pentatricopeptide repeat-containing protein At1g25360-like, producing MDVRDMAYRYLTQLNHASATQTVARAVHAHILTSGFKPNTFILNRLINFYCKSSNITYARKLFDKIPKPDIVARTTLLSAYSSSGDIKLARQLFNAIPLVIRDTVSYNAMITAYSHGNDGNTALNLFVQMRRQGFLPDPFTFSSVLSALSIIADEEWHCQMLHCEVIKWGTMSIPSVLNALLSCYVCCASSPLVKSSQLMDSARKVFDEAPKNQVYEPSWTTMIAGYVRNDDLAAARELLDGMTYPIDVAWNAMISGYVRRGLYEEAFDMFRRMHSMGMQEDEYTYTSLISACASGNVRRGMFNYGRQVHGYILRTVVEPSQHFVLSVSNALITFYTKYGRMVEARRVFDRMPVRDIVSWNAVLSGYVNARRIEEAHSIFREMPERNVLTWTVMISGLAQNGFGEEGLKLFNQMKSEGLEPCDYAYAGAITSCAVLGSLDNGQQIHSQVIRLGHDSGLSAGNALITMYARCGVVESAESVFLTMPYVDSVSWNAMIAALAQHGHGVQAIELFEQMLKEDILPDRITFLTILTACNHAGLVKEAHHYFDTMCSRYNITPGEDHYARLIDLLCRAGMFSEAKSVIKSMPFEPGAPIWEAFLAGCRIHGNIELGIQAADRLLELIPQQDGTYIILSNMYAALGQWDEVARVRLLMRERGVKKEPGCSWVEVENMVHVFLADDARHPEVQAVYTYLEQLVHEMRKLGYVPDTKFVLHDMESEHKEQALSTHSEKLAVVYGIMKLPLGATIRVFKNLRICGDCHNAFKFISKVVGREIVVRDRKRFHHFRNGECSCGNYW from the coding sequence ATGGACGTTCGTGACATGGCATACCGTTACTTAACCCAACTAAACCATGCTTCCGCCACTCAAACCGTCGCACGTGCTGTCCATGCACACATCCTCACCTCCGGTttcaaaccaaacactttcaTCCTCAACCGTCTCATCAACTTTTACTGCAAATCCTCCAACATTACTTACGCTCGCAAACTGTTCGATAAAATTCCCAAACCAGATATAGTCGCCAGAACCACTCTTCTCTCCGCATACTCCTCCTCCGGTGATATCAAACTCGCTCGACAACTCTTCAACGCCATCCCACTCGTTATTCGTGATACAGTCAGTTACAATGCCATGATCACTGCCTACTCTCACGGTAACGATGGTAACACTGCACTCAATCTATTTGTTCAAATGAGAAGACAAGGCTTTTTGCCTGATCCTTTTACGTTCTCAAGTGTGCTTTCAGCTCTCTCCATTATAGCAGACGAGGAGTGGCATTGTCAAATGCTGCATTGTGAGGTTATCAAATGGGGAACAATGTCGATACCTTCTGTTTTGAATGCGCTTTTGAGTTGCTATGTTTGTTGTGCTTCTTCGCCTTTGGTGAAATCATCTCAGTTGATGGATTCTGCTAGGAAGGTTTTTGACGAGGCTCCTAAGAATCAGGTGTATGAACCCTCGTGGACTACCATGATTGCTGGTTATGTGAGGAATGATGATCTCGCTGCAGCGCGGGAGCTTCTTGATGGAATGACTTACCCTATTGATGTTGCTTGGAATGCTATGATTTCTGGTTATGTTCGACGTGGTTTATATGAAGAGGCATTTGACATGTTCAGGAGAATGCATTCGATGGGAATGCAGGAGGATGAGTATACTTACACCAGTTTGATTAGTGCATGTGCTTCTGGTAATGTGAGGAGGGGGATGTTCAATTATGGAAGACAGGTGCATGGTTATATTCTCCGGACAGTGGTGGAGCCATCACAGCACTTTGTTTTGTCTGTTAGTAATGCTTTGATTACTTTCTACACTAAGTATGGTAGAATGGTGGAGGCGAGGCGAGTCTTTGATAGAATGCCTGTGAGAGATATTGTTTCCTGGAATGCTGTTTTGTCGGGGTATGTCAATGCAAGACGCATTGAGGAAGCTCATTCTATTTTCAGGGAGATGCCAGAGAGGAACGTGCTGACTTGGACAGTAATGATATCTGGTTTGGCGCAAAATGGTTTTGGAGAAGAAGGCTTGAAGCTGTTCAACCAGATGAAGTCAGAGGGGCTAGAACCCTGTGATTATGCTTATGCGGGGGCGATTACATCTTGTGCTGTTCTTGGGTCGTTGGACAATGGACAACAAATTCATTCTCAGGTTATTCGATTGGGCCATGATTCAGGCCTCTCTGCAGGCAATGCGTTGATTACCATGTACGCGAGATGTGGTGTTGTTGAATCTGCTGAATCCGTGTTTCTCACAATGCCTTATGTGGATTCAGTATCTTGGAATGCTATGATTGCAGCTCTTGCACAACACGGACATGGTGTCCAAGCCATTGAGCTTTTTGAACAGATGTTGAAGGAAGATATTTTGCCTGATAGGATAACTTTCCTCACAATTCTTACTGCTTGCAACCATGCAGGCTTGGTCAAAGAGGCACACCATTATTTTGATACGATGTGCTCTCGTTACAATATAACCCCCGGAGAGGATCATTATGCCCGTTTAATTGATTTGTTGTGTCGTGCGGGTATGTTCTCAGAAGCAAAGAGTGTAATCAAATCAATGCCTTTTGAACCCGGTGCGCcaatttgggaagcttttcttgCTGGTTGTCGGATTCATGGGAACATTGAATTGGGCATTCAAGCTGCTGACCGACTCCTTGAGCTTATTCCACAGCAAGACGGAACCTACATAATTCTTTCCAATATGTATGCTGCTTTAGGTCAGTGGGACGAAGTGGCTAGGGTGAGGTTGCTGATGAGGGAACGAGGAGTGAAGAAGGAACCTGGTTGTAGTTGGGTTGAGGTCGAAAACATGGTCCATGTCTTTTTGGCTGATGATGCTAGACACCCTGAGGTACAAGCGGTGTACACATATCTGGAGCAACTGGTACATGAAATGAGGAAATTGGGGTATGTTCCTGATACAAAGTTTGTATTACATGATATGGAATCTGAGCATAAGGAACAAGCCTTGTCTACCCACAGTGAAAAACTGGCTGTTGTATACGGAATTATGAAGCTTCCTTTGGGAGCTACGATTCGTGTTTTCAAAAATTTGAGAATATGTGGAGACTGCCACAATGCATTCAAATTTATTTCCAAAGTAGTTGGACGAGAGATAGTTGTGAGAGATAGGAAGAGGTTTCATCATTTTAGAAATGGAGAATGTTCTTGCGGCAACTACTGGTAG
- the LOC131644367 gene encoding uncharacterized protein LOC131644367: MYPKVKLRQKDEFDGGDERDLVGLKAFLSLSFHSPTSPVKEHKVVSAPSIVKVPNCNVPQVSIPIVSVTEDFGDCSLTSDSSGSPEPEKEGDSDESKVYIRANLIPRVSVTEDFEDGGLTTDLSGPGGLEKDGGPEKDGNTDDENKVNIRASSIPRPRAVISSPENDLLIGNRNKIGNGRPSTPKNSNVSPNRHSLAQCKVKSHDNNDIASDTRKSVEPKSKDKTEPVGKKKVHKGITKSENLHRPWKF; the protein is encoded by the exons A TGTATCCAAAGGTGAAATTAAGACAGAAAGATGAATTTGACGGTGGTGATGAACGAGACCTTGTTGGTTTGAAGGCTTTCCTCTCTCTATCCTTCCACTCACCTACTTCTCCAG TAAAGGAGCATAAAGTCGTCTCTGCGCCATCTATTGTCAAAGTTCCAAACTGTAACGTACCACAAGTATCGATTCCAATAGTATCTGTAACCGAAGATTTTGGGGACTGCAGTTTGACATCCGATTCCTCCGGTTCTCCAGAACCAGAGAAGGAGGGAGATAGTGATGAGAGTAAAGTATATATTAGAGCCAATTTGATTCCACGAGTATCTGTTACTGAAGATTTTGAGGATGGCGGTTTGACAACCGATTTGTCAGGACCAGGGGGACTAGAGAAGGATGGTGGACCTGAAAAGGATGGTAATACTGATGATGAGAATAAAGTAAACATTAGAGCCAGTTCAATTCCTCGTCCTCGTGCTGTCATTTCAAGTCCTG AGAATGACCTATTGATTGGGAACAGAAACAAGATTGGAAATGGAAGACCATCTACTCCGAAGAATAGTAATGTTTCACCAAATAGACATTCTCTTGCTCAATGTAAAGTGAAATCACATGACAATAATGATATTGCTTCAGACACAAGAAAAAGCGTGGAGCCTAAGTctaaagataaaactgaacctgTAGGAAAGAAAAAGGTCCATAAAGGCATCACAAAATCTGAAAATTTACACAGGCCCTGGAAGTTTTAG